In one Carassius carassius chromosome 14, fCarCar2.1, whole genome shotgun sequence genomic region, the following are encoded:
- the LOC132157032 gene encoding LIM domain-binding protein 1 isoform X8: protein MSVGGCACPGCSSKSFKLYSPKEPPNGSAFPPFHPGAMLDRDVGPTPMYPPSYMEPGIGRHTPYGNQTDYRIFELNKRLQNWTEQDCDNLWWDAFTTEFFEDDAMLTITFCLEDGPKRYTIGRTLIPRYFRSIFEGGATELFYVLKHPKESFHNNFVSLDCDQCTMVTQNGKPMFTQVCVEGRLYLEFMFDDMMRIKTWHFSIRQHREVVPRSILAMHAQDPQMLDQLSKNITRCGLSNSTLNYLRLCVILEPMQELMSRHKTYSLSPRDCLKTCLFQKWQRMVAPPAEPARQAPNKRRKRKMSGGSTMSSGGGNNNNNSKKKSPASSFALSSQDLVGTKTCTVPELEDRS, encoded by the exons GCTGTTCGTCCAAGTCATTCAAGCTGTACTCCCCAAAGGAGCCCCCCAACGGTAGTGCCTTCCCTCCGTTTCACCCAGGCGCAATGCTGGATAGAGATGTGGG TCCGACACCGATGTATCCACCCTCTTACATGGAGCCTGGAATAGG GAGGCACACACCGTATGGAAATCAAACAGACTACAGAATATTTGAGCTCAACAAAAGACTACAGAATTggacagag CAGGACTGTGACAATTTGTGGTGGGATGCGTTCACTACAGAGTTTTTCGAAGATGATGCAATGCTGACGATCACTTTCTGTCTGGAAGATGGGCCCAAACGATATA CTATTGGTAGGACGTTGATCCCTCGGTACTTCAGGAGTATTTTTGAGGGTGGGGCCACTGAACTCTTCTATGTGCTGAAACATCCCAAGGAGTCTTTCCACAATAACTTTGTGTCCCTGGACTGCGATCAGTGCACCATGGTTACACAGAACGGCAAACCCATGTTCACACAG GTGTGTGTGGAGGGCAGACTGTACCTCGAGTTCATGTTTGATGACATGATGCGTATAAAGACGTGGCACTTCAGCATCAGACAGCACAGAGAGGTGGTGCCGAGGAGCATCCTGGCAATGCAT GCCCAAGACCCCCAAATGCTTGACCAGCTATCAAAAAACATCACTAGATGTGGCTTATCTAACTCTACGCTGAACTACCTCCGA CTTTGTGTAATCCTGGAGCCCATGCAGGAACTGATGTCCAGACACAAGACGTACAGTCTCAGCCCACGAGACTGCCTCAAAACCTGTCTGTTTCAGAAATGGCAGCGGATGGTGGCCCCACCAG CTGAGCCAGCAAGACAAGCCCCCAACAAGCGAAGGAAACGAAAAATGTCCGGCGGCAGCACGATGAGTTCTGGAGggggaaacaacaacaacaacagtaaaaagAAAAGTCCAGCCAGCAGTTTTGCGCTCTCCAGCCAG GACCTGGTTGGAACAAAAACCTGTACAGTTCCGGAGCTTGAGGACCGGAGTTGA
- the LOC132157032 gene encoding LIM domain-binding protein 1 isoform X7 → MSVGGCACPGCSSKSFKLYSPKEPPNGSAFPPFHPGAMLDRDVGPTPMYPPSYMEPGIGRHTPYGNQTDYRIFELNKRLQNWTEDCDNLWWDAFTTEFFEDDAMLTITFCLEDGPKRYTIGRTLIPRYFRSIFEGGATELFYVLKHPKESFHNNFVSLDCDQCTMVTQNGKPMFTQVCVEGRLYLEFMFDDMMRIKTWHFSIRQHREVVPRSILAMHAQDPQMLDQLSKNITRCGLSNSTLNYLRLCVILEPMQELMSRHKTYSLSPRDCLKTCLFQKWQRMVAPPAEPARQAPNKRRKRKMSGGSTMSSGGGNNNNNSKKKSPASSFALSSQVPDLVGTKTCTVPELEDRS, encoded by the exons GCTGTTCGTCCAAGTCATTCAAGCTGTACTCCCCAAAGGAGCCCCCCAACGGTAGTGCCTTCCCTCCGTTTCACCCAGGCGCAATGCTGGATAGAGATGTGGG TCCGACACCGATGTATCCACCCTCTTACATGGAGCCTGGAATAGG GAGGCACACACCGTATGGAAATCAAACAGACTACAGAATATTTGAGCTCAACAAAAGACTACAGAATTggacagag GACTGTGACAATTTGTGGTGGGATGCGTTCACTACAGAGTTTTTCGAAGATGATGCAATGCTGACGATCACTTTCTGTCTGGAAGATGGGCCCAAACGATATA CTATTGGTAGGACGTTGATCCCTCGGTACTTCAGGAGTATTTTTGAGGGTGGGGCCACTGAACTCTTCTATGTGCTGAAACATCCCAAGGAGTCTTTCCACAATAACTTTGTGTCCCTGGACTGCGATCAGTGCACCATGGTTACACAGAACGGCAAACCCATGTTCACACAG GTGTGTGTGGAGGGCAGACTGTACCTCGAGTTCATGTTTGATGACATGATGCGTATAAAGACGTGGCACTTCAGCATCAGACAGCACAGAGAGGTGGTGCCGAGGAGCATCCTGGCAATGCAT GCCCAAGACCCCCAAATGCTTGACCAGCTATCAAAAAACATCACTAGATGTGGCTTATCTAACTCTACGCTGAACTACCTCCGA CTTTGTGTAATCCTGGAGCCCATGCAGGAACTGATGTCCAGACACAAGACGTACAGTCTCAGCCCACGAGACTGCCTCAAAACCTGTCTGTTTCAGAAATGGCAGCGGATGGTGGCCCCACCAG CTGAGCCAGCAAGACAAGCCCCCAACAAGCGAAGGAAACGAAAAATGTCCGGCGGCAGCACGATGAGTTCTGGAGggggaaacaacaacaacaacagtaaaaagAAAAGTCCAGCCAGCAGTTTTGCGCTCTCCAGCCAGGTACCT GACCTGGTTGGAACAAAAACCTGTACAGTTCCGGAGCTTGAGGACCGGAGTTGA
- the LOC132157032 gene encoding LIM domain-binding protein 1 isoform X6 translates to MSVGGCACPGCSSKSFKLYSPKEPPNGSAFPPFHPGAMLDRDVGPTPMYPPSYMEPGIGRHTPYGNQTDYRIFELNKRLQNWTEQDCDNLWWDAFTTEFFEDDAMLTITFCLEDGPKRYTIGRTLIPRYFRSIFEGGATELFYVLKHPKESFHNNFVSLDCDQCTMVTQNGKPMFTQVCVEGRLYLEFMFDDMMRIKTWHFSIRQHREVVPRSILAMHAQDPQMLDQLSKNITRCGLSNSTLNYLRLCVILEPMQELMSRHKTYSLSPRDCLKTCLFQKWQRMVAPPAEPARQAPNKRRKRKMSGGSTMSSGGGNNNNNSKKKSPASSFALSSQVPDLVGTKTCTVPELEDRS, encoded by the exons GCTGTTCGTCCAAGTCATTCAAGCTGTACTCCCCAAAGGAGCCCCCCAACGGTAGTGCCTTCCCTCCGTTTCACCCAGGCGCAATGCTGGATAGAGATGTGGG TCCGACACCGATGTATCCACCCTCTTACATGGAGCCTGGAATAGG GAGGCACACACCGTATGGAAATCAAACAGACTACAGAATATTTGAGCTCAACAAAAGACTACAGAATTggacagag CAGGACTGTGACAATTTGTGGTGGGATGCGTTCACTACAGAGTTTTTCGAAGATGATGCAATGCTGACGATCACTTTCTGTCTGGAAGATGGGCCCAAACGATATA CTATTGGTAGGACGTTGATCCCTCGGTACTTCAGGAGTATTTTTGAGGGTGGGGCCACTGAACTCTTCTATGTGCTGAAACATCCCAAGGAGTCTTTCCACAATAACTTTGTGTCCCTGGACTGCGATCAGTGCACCATGGTTACACAGAACGGCAAACCCATGTTCACACAG GTGTGTGTGGAGGGCAGACTGTACCTCGAGTTCATGTTTGATGACATGATGCGTATAAAGACGTGGCACTTCAGCATCAGACAGCACAGAGAGGTGGTGCCGAGGAGCATCCTGGCAATGCAT GCCCAAGACCCCCAAATGCTTGACCAGCTATCAAAAAACATCACTAGATGTGGCTTATCTAACTCTACGCTGAACTACCTCCGA CTTTGTGTAATCCTGGAGCCCATGCAGGAACTGATGTCCAGACACAAGACGTACAGTCTCAGCCCACGAGACTGCCTCAAAACCTGTCTGTTTCAGAAATGGCAGCGGATGGTGGCCCCACCAG CTGAGCCAGCAAGACAAGCCCCCAACAAGCGAAGGAAACGAAAAATGTCCGGCGGCAGCACGATGAGTTCTGGAGggggaaacaacaacaacaacagtaaaaagAAAAGTCCAGCCAGCAGTTTTGCGCTCTCCAGCCAGGTACCT GACCTGGTTGGAACAAAAACCTGTACAGTTCCGGAGCTTGAGGACCGGAGTTGA
- the LOC132157032 gene encoding LIM domain-binding protein 1-A isoform X2 has protein sequence MSVGGCACPGCSSKSFKLYSPKEPPNGSAFPPFHPGAMLDRDVGPTPMYPPSYMEPGIGRHTPYGNQTDYRIFELNKRLQNWTEDCDNLWWDAFTTEFFEDDAMLTITFCLEDGPKRYTIGRTLIPRYFRSIFEGGATELFYVLKHPKESFHNNFVSLDCDQCTMVTQNGKPMFTQVCVEGRLYLEFMFDDMMRIKTWHFSIRQHREVVPRSILAMHAQDPQMLDQLSKNITRCGLSNSTLNYLRLCVILEPMQELMSRHKTYSLSPRDCLKTCLFQKWQRMVAPPAEPARQAPNKRRKRKMSGGSTMSSGGGNNNNNSKKKSPASSFALSSQVPDVMMVGEPTLMGGEFGDEDERLITRLENTQFDAANGIDDEDSFNSSPALGTNSPWNSKAPSSQESKNDNPTSQSSQ, from the exons GCTGTTCGTCCAAGTCATTCAAGCTGTACTCCCCAAAGGAGCCCCCCAACGGTAGTGCCTTCCCTCCGTTTCACCCAGGCGCAATGCTGGATAGAGATGTGGG TCCGACACCGATGTATCCACCCTCTTACATGGAGCCTGGAATAGG GAGGCACACACCGTATGGAAATCAAACAGACTACAGAATATTTGAGCTCAACAAAAGACTACAGAATTggacagag GACTGTGACAATTTGTGGTGGGATGCGTTCACTACAGAGTTTTTCGAAGATGATGCAATGCTGACGATCACTTTCTGTCTGGAAGATGGGCCCAAACGATATA CTATTGGTAGGACGTTGATCCCTCGGTACTTCAGGAGTATTTTTGAGGGTGGGGCCACTGAACTCTTCTATGTGCTGAAACATCCCAAGGAGTCTTTCCACAATAACTTTGTGTCCCTGGACTGCGATCAGTGCACCATGGTTACACAGAACGGCAAACCCATGTTCACACAG GTGTGTGTGGAGGGCAGACTGTACCTCGAGTTCATGTTTGATGACATGATGCGTATAAAGACGTGGCACTTCAGCATCAGACAGCACAGAGAGGTGGTGCCGAGGAGCATCCTGGCAATGCAT GCCCAAGACCCCCAAATGCTTGACCAGCTATCAAAAAACATCACTAGATGTGGCTTATCTAACTCTACGCTGAACTACCTCCGA CTTTGTGTAATCCTGGAGCCCATGCAGGAACTGATGTCCAGACACAAGACGTACAGTCTCAGCCCACGAGACTGCCTCAAAACCTGTCTGTTTCAGAAATGGCAGCGGATGGTGGCCCCACCAG CTGAGCCAGCAAGACAAGCCCCCAACAAGCGAAGGAAACGAAAAATGTCCGGCGGCAGCACGATGAGTTCTGGAGggggaaacaacaacaacaacagtaaaaagAAAAGTCCAGCCAGCAGTTTTGCGCTCTCCAGCCAGGTACCT GATGTGATGATGGTGGGAGAGCCCACTCTGATGGGAGGGGAGTTCGGGGACGAGGATGAGCGGCTCATCACGCGGCTGGAAAACACACAGTTTGATGCGGCCAATGGCATCGACGACGAGGACAGTTTCAACAGTTCCCCCGCCCTGGGCACCAACAGCCCCTGGAACAGCAAAGCTCCCTCCAGCCAGGAGAGCAAAAATGACAACCCCACCTCACAGTCATCGCAGTAG
- the LOC132157032 gene encoding LIM domain-binding protein 1-A isoform X3, whose product MSVGGCACPGCSSKSFKLYSPKEPPNGSAFPPFHPGAMLDRDVGPTPMYPPSYMEPGIGRHTPYGNQTDYRIFELNKRLQNWTEQDCDNLWWDAFTTEFFEDDAMLTITFCLEDGPKRYTIGRTLIPRYFRSIFEGGATELFYVLKHPKESFHNNFVSLDCDQCTMVTQNGKPMFTQVCVEGRLYLEFMFDDMMRIKTWHFSIRQHREVVPRSILAMHAQDPQMLDQLSKNITRCGLSNSTLNYLRLCVILEPMQELMSRHKTYSLSPRDCLKTCLFQKWQRMVAPPAEPARQAPNKRRKRKMSGGSTMSSGGGNNNNNSKKKSPASSFALSSQDVMMVGEPTLMGGEFGDEDERLITRLENTQFDAANGIDDEDSFNSSPALGTNSPWNSKAPSSQESKNDNPTSQSSQ is encoded by the exons GCTGTTCGTCCAAGTCATTCAAGCTGTACTCCCCAAAGGAGCCCCCCAACGGTAGTGCCTTCCCTCCGTTTCACCCAGGCGCAATGCTGGATAGAGATGTGGG TCCGACACCGATGTATCCACCCTCTTACATGGAGCCTGGAATAGG GAGGCACACACCGTATGGAAATCAAACAGACTACAGAATATTTGAGCTCAACAAAAGACTACAGAATTggacagag CAGGACTGTGACAATTTGTGGTGGGATGCGTTCACTACAGAGTTTTTCGAAGATGATGCAATGCTGACGATCACTTTCTGTCTGGAAGATGGGCCCAAACGATATA CTATTGGTAGGACGTTGATCCCTCGGTACTTCAGGAGTATTTTTGAGGGTGGGGCCACTGAACTCTTCTATGTGCTGAAACATCCCAAGGAGTCTTTCCACAATAACTTTGTGTCCCTGGACTGCGATCAGTGCACCATGGTTACACAGAACGGCAAACCCATGTTCACACAG GTGTGTGTGGAGGGCAGACTGTACCTCGAGTTCATGTTTGATGACATGATGCGTATAAAGACGTGGCACTTCAGCATCAGACAGCACAGAGAGGTGGTGCCGAGGAGCATCCTGGCAATGCAT GCCCAAGACCCCCAAATGCTTGACCAGCTATCAAAAAACATCACTAGATGTGGCTTATCTAACTCTACGCTGAACTACCTCCGA CTTTGTGTAATCCTGGAGCCCATGCAGGAACTGATGTCCAGACACAAGACGTACAGTCTCAGCCCACGAGACTGCCTCAAAACCTGTCTGTTTCAGAAATGGCAGCGGATGGTGGCCCCACCAG CTGAGCCAGCAAGACAAGCCCCCAACAAGCGAAGGAAACGAAAAATGTCCGGCGGCAGCACGATGAGTTCTGGAGggggaaacaacaacaacaacagtaaaaagAAAAGTCCAGCCAGCAGTTTTGCGCTCTCCAGCCAG GATGTGATGATGGTGGGAGAGCCCACTCTGATGGGAGGGGAGTTCGGGGACGAGGATGAGCGGCTCATCACGCGGCTGGAAAACACACAGTTTGATGCGGCCAATGGCATCGACGACGAGGACAGTTTCAACAGTTCCCCCGCCCTGGGCACCAACAGCCCCTGGAACAGCAAAGCTCCCTCCAGCCAGGAGAGCAAAAATGACAACCCCACCTCACAGTCATCGCAGTAG
- the LOC132157032 gene encoding LIM domain-binding protein 1-A isoform X5, with protein sequence MLDRDVGPTPMYPPSYMEPGIGRHTPYGNQTDYRIFELNKRLQNWTEQDCDNLWWDAFTTEFFEDDAMLTITFCLEDGPKRYTIGRTLIPRYFRSIFEGGATELFYVLKHPKESFHNNFVSLDCDQCTMVTQNGKPMFTQVCVEGRLYLEFMFDDMMRIKTWHFSIRQHREVVPRSILAMHAQDPQMLDQLSKNITRCGLSNSTLNYLRLCVILEPMQELMSRHKTYSLSPRDCLKTCLFQKWQRMVAPPAEPARQAPNKRRKRKMSGGSTMSSGGGNNNNNSKKKSPASSFALSSQVPDVMMVGEPTLMGGEFGDEDERLITRLENTQFDAANGIDDEDSFNSSPALGTNSPWNSKAPSSQESKNDNPTSQSSQ encoded by the exons ATGCTGGATAGAGATGTGGG TCCGACACCGATGTATCCACCCTCTTACATGGAGCCTGGAATAGG GAGGCACACACCGTATGGAAATCAAACAGACTACAGAATATTTGAGCTCAACAAAAGACTACAGAATTggacagag CAGGACTGTGACAATTTGTGGTGGGATGCGTTCACTACAGAGTTTTTCGAAGATGATGCAATGCTGACGATCACTTTCTGTCTGGAAGATGGGCCCAAACGATATA CTATTGGTAGGACGTTGATCCCTCGGTACTTCAGGAGTATTTTTGAGGGTGGGGCCACTGAACTCTTCTATGTGCTGAAACATCCCAAGGAGTCTTTCCACAATAACTTTGTGTCCCTGGACTGCGATCAGTGCACCATGGTTACACAGAACGGCAAACCCATGTTCACACAG GTGTGTGTGGAGGGCAGACTGTACCTCGAGTTCATGTTTGATGACATGATGCGTATAAAGACGTGGCACTTCAGCATCAGACAGCACAGAGAGGTGGTGCCGAGGAGCATCCTGGCAATGCAT GCCCAAGACCCCCAAATGCTTGACCAGCTATCAAAAAACATCACTAGATGTGGCTTATCTAACTCTACGCTGAACTACCTCCGA CTTTGTGTAATCCTGGAGCCCATGCAGGAACTGATGTCCAGACACAAGACGTACAGTCTCAGCCCACGAGACTGCCTCAAAACCTGTCTGTTTCAGAAATGGCAGCGGATGGTGGCCCCACCAG CTGAGCCAGCAAGACAAGCCCCCAACAAGCGAAGGAAACGAAAAATGTCCGGCGGCAGCACGATGAGTTCTGGAGggggaaacaacaacaacaacagtaaaaagAAAAGTCCAGCCAGCAGTTTTGCGCTCTCCAGCCAGGTACCT GATGTGATGATGGTGGGAGAGCCCACTCTGATGGGAGGGGAGTTCGGGGACGAGGATGAGCGGCTCATCACGCGGCTGGAAAACACACAGTTTGATGCGGCCAATGGCATCGACGACGAGGACAGTTTCAACAGTTCCCCCGCCCTGGGCACCAACAGCCCCTGGAACAGCAAAGCTCCCTCCAGCCAGGAGAGCAAAAATGACAACCCCACCTCACAGTCATCGCAGTAG
- the LOC132157032 gene encoding LIM domain-binding protein 1-A isoform X4 encodes MSVGGCACPGCSSKSFKLYSPKEPPNGSAFPPFHPGAMLDRDVGPTPMYPPSYMEPGIGRHTPYGNQTDYRIFELNKRLQNWTEDCDNLWWDAFTTEFFEDDAMLTITFCLEDGPKRYTIGRTLIPRYFRSIFEGGATELFYVLKHPKESFHNNFVSLDCDQCTMVTQNGKPMFTQVCVEGRLYLEFMFDDMMRIKTWHFSIRQHREVVPRSILAMHAQDPQMLDQLSKNITRCGLSNSTLNYLRLCVILEPMQELMSRHKTYSLSPRDCLKTCLFQKWQRMVAPPAEPARQAPNKRRKRKMSGGSTMSSGGGNNNNNSKKKSPASSFALSSQDVMMVGEPTLMGGEFGDEDERLITRLENTQFDAANGIDDEDSFNSSPALGTNSPWNSKAPSSQESKNDNPTSQSSQ; translated from the exons GCTGTTCGTCCAAGTCATTCAAGCTGTACTCCCCAAAGGAGCCCCCCAACGGTAGTGCCTTCCCTCCGTTTCACCCAGGCGCAATGCTGGATAGAGATGTGGG TCCGACACCGATGTATCCACCCTCTTACATGGAGCCTGGAATAGG GAGGCACACACCGTATGGAAATCAAACAGACTACAGAATATTTGAGCTCAACAAAAGACTACAGAATTggacagag GACTGTGACAATTTGTGGTGGGATGCGTTCACTACAGAGTTTTTCGAAGATGATGCAATGCTGACGATCACTTTCTGTCTGGAAGATGGGCCCAAACGATATA CTATTGGTAGGACGTTGATCCCTCGGTACTTCAGGAGTATTTTTGAGGGTGGGGCCACTGAACTCTTCTATGTGCTGAAACATCCCAAGGAGTCTTTCCACAATAACTTTGTGTCCCTGGACTGCGATCAGTGCACCATGGTTACACAGAACGGCAAACCCATGTTCACACAG GTGTGTGTGGAGGGCAGACTGTACCTCGAGTTCATGTTTGATGACATGATGCGTATAAAGACGTGGCACTTCAGCATCAGACAGCACAGAGAGGTGGTGCCGAGGAGCATCCTGGCAATGCAT GCCCAAGACCCCCAAATGCTTGACCAGCTATCAAAAAACATCACTAGATGTGGCTTATCTAACTCTACGCTGAACTACCTCCGA CTTTGTGTAATCCTGGAGCCCATGCAGGAACTGATGTCCAGACACAAGACGTACAGTCTCAGCCCACGAGACTGCCTCAAAACCTGTCTGTTTCAGAAATGGCAGCGGATGGTGGCCCCACCAG CTGAGCCAGCAAGACAAGCCCCCAACAAGCGAAGGAAACGAAAAATGTCCGGCGGCAGCACGATGAGTTCTGGAGggggaaacaacaacaacaacagtaaaaagAAAAGTCCAGCCAGCAGTTTTGCGCTCTCCAGCCAG GATGTGATGATGGTGGGAGAGCCCACTCTGATGGGAGGGGAGTTCGGGGACGAGGATGAGCGGCTCATCACGCGGCTGGAAAACACACAGTTTGATGCGGCCAATGGCATCGACGACGAGGACAGTTTCAACAGTTCCCCCGCCCTGGGCACCAACAGCCCCTGGAACAGCAAAGCTCCCTCCAGCCAGGAGAGCAAAAATGACAACCCCACCTCACAGTCATCGCAGTAG
- the LOC132157032 gene encoding LIM domain-binding protein 1-A isoform X1 codes for MSVGGCACPGCSSKSFKLYSPKEPPNGSAFPPFHPGAMLDRDVGPTPMYPPSYMEPGIGRHTPYGNQTDYRIFELNKRLQNWTEQDCDNLWWDAFTTEFFEDDAMLTITFCLEDGPKRYTIGRTLIPRYFRSIFEGGATELFYVLKHPKESFHNNFVSLDCDQCTMVTQNGKPMFTQVCVEGRLYLEFMFDDMMRIKTWHFSIRQHREVVPRSILAMHAQDPQMLDQLSKNITRCGLSNSTLNYLRLCVILEPMQELMSRHKTYSLSPRDCLKTCLFQKWQRMVAPPAEPARQAPNKRRKRKMSGGSTMSSGGGNNNNNSKKKSPASSFALSSQVPDVMMVGEPTLMGGEFGDEDERLITRLENTQFDAANGIDDEDSFNSSPALGTNSPWNSKAPSSQESKNDNPTSQSSQ; via the exons GCTGTTCGTCCAAGTCATTCAAGCTGTACTCCCCAAAGGAGCCCCCCAACGGTAGTGCCTTCCCTCCGTTTCACCCAGGCGCAATGCTGGATAGAGATGTGGG TCCGACACCGATGTATCCACCCTCTTACATGGAGCCTGGAATAGG GAGGCACACACCGTATGGAAATCAAACAGACTACAGAATATTTGAGCTCAACAAAAGACTACAGAATTggacagag CAGGACTGTGACAATTTGTGGTGGGATGCGTTCACTACAGAGTTTTTCGAAGATGATGCAATGCTGACGATCACTTTCTGTCTGGAAGATGGGCCCAAACGATATA CTATTGGTAGGACGTTGATCCCTCGGTACTTCAGGAGTATTTTTGAGGGTGGGGCCACTGAACTCTTCTATGTGCTGAAACATCCCAAGGAGTCTTTCCACAATAACTTTGTGTCCCTGGACTGCGATCAGTGCACCATGGTTACACAGAACGGCAAACCCATGTTCACACAG GTGTGTGTGGAGGGCAGACTGTACCTCGAGTTCATGTTTGATGACATGATGCGTATAAAGACGTGGCACTTCAGCATCAGACAGCACAGAGAGGTGGTGCCGAGGAGCATCCTGGCAATGCAT GCCCAAGACCCCCAAATGCTTGACCAGCTATCAAAAAACATCACTAGATGTGGCTTATCTAACTCTACGCTGAACTACCTCCGA CTTTGTGTAATCCTGGAGCCCATGCAGGAACTGATGTCCAGACACAAGACGTACAGTCTCAGCCCACGAGACTGCCTCAAAACCTGTCTGTTTCAGAAATGGCAGCGGATGGTGGCCCCACCAG CTGAGCCAGCAAGACAAGCCCCCAACAAGCGAAGGAAACGAAAAATGTCCGGCGGCAGCACGATGAGTTCTGGAGggggaaacaacaacaacaacagtaaaaagAAAAGTCCAGCCAGCAGTTTTGCGCTCTCCAGCCAGGTACCT GATGTGATGATGGTGGGAGAGCCCACTCTGATGGGAGGGGAGTTCGGGGACGAGGATGAGCGGCTCATCACGCGGCTGGAAAACACACAGTTTGATGCGGCCAATGGCATCGACGACGAGGACAGTTTCAACAGTTCCCCCGCCCTGGGCACCAACAGCCCCTGGAACAGCAAAGCTCCCTCCAGCCAGGAGAGCAAAAATGACAACCCCACCTCACAGTCATCGCAGTAG